The sequence below is a genomic window from Actinomycetota bacterium.
ACCTCTTGGGCAACCGAGCCGACCAACTCTTTGGTCAGCTCCATCATGTCATTATAATCGGCATATGCCTGGTATACCTCAAGCATGGAGAATTCGGGATTATGCCTTGCGCTCATCCCTTCATTGCGAAAATTACGGTTCAGCTCGTAGACCCTTTCCAGGCCTCCGACGATCAGACGCTTCAAGTAGAGCTCGGGCGCTATCCTCAAATAGAGATCGATATCCAAGGCGTTGTGATGGGTGATGAAGGGTTTGGCCGTCGCCCCACCGGGTATCTGTTGAAGCATCGGCGTCTCCACCTCCAGAAACCCGCGTCCATCAAGAAAGGCCCTTATGGCCTTGACCGCCTGGATTCGCTTGATGAAGACCTCTTTTACCTCGGGATTGACGATGAGATCCAAGTAGCGTTCGCGATGTCTCTTCTCGATATCCTTTAGACCATGCCACTTTTCGGGCAAGGGGCGCAGGGATTTTGTAAGGAGGGTAAAGCCATCCACGGCCACCGAGAGTTCGCCCCGCCTCGTCTTGAAGATACGGCCGGATACGCCGACGATGTCTCCGATGTCAAAGCCAAGAAAGAGATCGTAATCCTCCTTGCCCATCTTATCTTCGGCCAGATATAGCTGAATGCGCCCGCTAAGATCGCCCAGGACCGCAAAGCTCGCCTTGCCGTGCCTTCTTAAGGCAAAGATGCGACCGGCTATTACGACGCAATCCTCGGTCTCGTCGCCAGCCTCTATCCCTTGATGGGCCGAGATGATATCGGCTATCTTATCGGCTGGATCAAAATGGCGGGCGAACGGGCTGACGCCTCTCTCTTTAAGCTCATCGAGCTTATGGCGGCGAATGGCCATAAGCTCGTTTAACTCGGTATTATCCAAAGATTACCTCTCAAAGACTACTGTTTTATGTCGACGACCAGGTATTCGAGCACTCCGGCTGGCACATTGACCATCACCTTATCTCCGGCCTTCTTGCCAATTATGGCCAGCCCCACCGGGGATTCGTTGGAGATCTTGTTGTTGAAGGGGTCGGCCTCGGCCGAACCGACCAGCATATGCTCGACCGTCTCGTCGGTCTCCAGATCCCTTAAAACCACCTTGCAGCCGAGAGTGACCTCATTCGATTTTTCGCCCGCTTTGATGACTCTGGCGCAATTTAGAGTGACCGTTATCTGCTGGAGCCGCCCTTCCAGAAAGGCTTGCTCGTTCTTGGCATCATCATACTCGGAGTTTTCTGAGATGTCGCCAAATTCGATGGCCTCCTTAATCCTCTGAGCCACCTCGCGCCTCTTCTTGGTGGTGAGATATTCAAGCTCCTCTTTGAGTTTGACAAATCCTTCTTCGGTTAGAATTATTTCCTTGTCTATCAAAGCAATCCCCTCACTTTTTAACCAGATATAGAAATAGCACTGCGAAAAGCAGTGCTCGAGTGGTTTAAAAAGATATTATAAAAAAATCAGCTTTAAGTGTCAAAAGGTTCACTCGGATTGGAATAGTTGAGCCTCCTTCTCGTGCGGTAGAACCACCTCTTGTTGCTCTTTAAGGCGGCGTTCTTCCTGATCTCCTTGATCTCCTCTCTGGTTATTCTCCGGCCGAAGCTGCGGAAACCGGCCAGCTTAAAACCGTGTTTGGCGGCAAGCTCGGATATCTTTTCGGCGGTGGCCACCTTGACGGTGCCAAGATCGAAGTTCTCCTTTATCCCCTCCAAGGAAAGGATTATCGTCTCGGCCATGCAGGCGTAGACATACTTCTGCTTCAAGCTGAAGTCGTAATCGTAAGAGAGCTCCCTCTTAACCCTCATGCCGGGTATCCTGATTATGCCGCCGTCAAAGACGAGTATGTCATCTCTCTCCTCTAAGACCGATTTGGAGACATCAGGCGGCTGGGCCACGTCGCAGACGACGGTGCCCGGCTCTAGATAAGAGGCGTCGATGATGGCGTGGGCATCGCTGCTGGCCGTAATAACGAGGTCTGTCCCTTTCAGGGCCTCTTCGATATCGGTCGCCACCGAGACGCTGGTGAGTCTCCTTAGCTTATCGGCTTGGACCTCAAGAGCTTCAGCCCGCCGGCCGACCAAAACCATCTCGCCGACCTCTGGGGCCATGATCTCACTGACGGCCCGGCCGATGGAGCCGGTCGCACCGACCACAGCAAGGCGTGCTTTGGAGAGGCGAATGCCCATAAGTTTGGCCGCCTTCTTGCTCCCCTCGACGGCCGCGGCCACCGTATAGCCGTTTCCGGTGGTTATGGGTAGGGCCGCGTCTTTGGCGATGGCAAGACCGGAGTTGACCGCGATAGAAGTGAAGCCGCCAAGACCTACTATCGTTGCCCCTTTGGATTTGGCAAGCTCTATGCCCTCCAGGATCTTCTTCTGAGCCAGGGCCGTATCCTCGATCATCTGCTCGGGAAGAAGAGGTATGGTGATGAACCAGCCCTCGGCCTTGGACCCCGTCTTGGAGACAAGACCCGTCACGTGAGAAGCCACAAAAGGCGGGCGCTCGCACATCCAAAGAAGCATCTTCTTTAAAAAGGCTTCCGGTTTTCCCGCCGCCTTCTTCTCGAACCTTACAACGTCATCTATATCTAGGGGATGGACTAGAAAACCAAATCTCTTCAATCGACTCTAACCCGCTTCCATCTTGGTCTTTATGCCACTCAGCATCATCTCGGAATTCTCCTTGACCTTCATCTCCAGGACCGGGCCCAAGAGTTCCTCTAGATTGGGCATGCCAAAATCGAAATCTACCGTCATGGTTACCTTGGTCCCGCCAGGCGTCTCCTCAAAGCGCCATTCACCTTCAAACTTATCGAGATCTCCCTCCAAGAGCTTGTAGGTAATCTTGGGGGTCTCATCGTCAAAGATCTCCTCTTCGGTCCAGCTTATCGGGATGCCATCCACCTCGGTCTCCCAAGCGGTGACCGTCCGGTTGGCCTCCTTCTTGATGAGCCTCACCTCATTTACATCGGGCATGAAATCTGGAAACTTCTCCATATCGCTAGCCAGCTCATAGACGTCTTTCTTACCCGCACCTATCTCTATCGAAGTCTCGACATAGGGCATAAAATTCCTCCTCGTTTAAGCGAATAATTTATCATAAACCTCGCCCGCTTTCTTCATGGCGGCCTCGGTTATCGAGATCACCTTATCTATCTGATCAGCCGTTATGACGAGTGGTGGCTCAAACCTAATGACTTTGGGATTATTTATGGTATAGACGGCCGTAACCCCGCCCTTTGCCATCTCGGGCAGGATCACCCCGCCAAGGCCTTCTTTGGCAAGTTCTAGGCCGATCATCAGTCCCAAGCCCCTGACATCGGCGATCAGATTTGGGTATCCCTCTTTTAACTCCCTTAAGCCAGCCATAAGACGCCGTCCCATCTCATCTGCCCTCTCTGAGAGGTTCTCTTCGAGGATAACCTCGATGGCGGCCTTGGCGGCCGCGCAGGCGAGCGGATTGCCGCCGAAGGTCGAGGTGATTATGAGCGGATTCTTGCGGAAGGCCTCCCAGACTTTAGGCGTTCCCACGAAAGCGCCTATGGGCATGACCCCGCCGCTCAAACCCTTGGCCAAGGTCATGATGTCGGGCGCCACATCGAAATGTTCGACGGCAAACATCTTACCGGTCCGGCCAAGTCCGGTCTGTATCTCGTCGACTATCAGCAGGGCTCCAGAATTCTCTGCGATCTCTTTGACCCTCTTTAGATAGCCGTCCGGGGCGACTATGATGCCGCCCTCGCCTTGGATTGGCTCGATTATTACCGCCGCCGTCTCCTCGCCCACCGCCGCCTCCATCGCCTGGACGTCTCCATACGGGATGTGCGTAAACCCGCCGACCAATGGCTTGAATGGTTCACGGTACTGATCGCGCCCGGTGGCCGAGAGCGCCCCGAAGGTCTTGCCGTGAAATGCATTTAAGGTCGAGACTATCTCGGTTCGTCCGGTAGAGAGCCTTGCCAATTTGAGAGCGCCCTCGACCGCTTCGGCTCCGCTATTTACGAAAAAGGAGTACTTGAGGTCGCCGGGGGTCACCTTGGCTATCAATTCGGCCAGATCGGCCAGGGGTTTATTTAAGAAGATCTTGGAAGCGAGCGACATCAGTTTCATCTGCTCGGTCGCGGCCTTAATGACTCTGGGATGGGAGTGACCGACGTTGAAGACGCCGTAGCCGCCGGCGCAATCTATGAACTCTCTCCCCTCGACGTCGGTTATGACCGCCCCGCTCGCCTTGTATTCCACCTTATCGTAGCCGGTTATCTTGAGCAGTTTGGCTAAAGAGGGGTTATGATACTCCTTAATCTTGTAAAGTGTCTCTTCGGTTATTCTCTTTGCCTCTTCTGAGTCTATCTCTATCTCCCGTCCTTTGAAAAATCGATTATCCTCGGTTTAAAATCGAGCTCTTTTAAGAGCCCCGAATAGTCGGCCGGCTTTACCTCCTCCACTTTCTTGCCCAATATGGCAATCATGGTCGCCTCCATGACATTGGTGCCGAACGAGCGCCCCTCAAATTCCGGGGTGGTCGTAATGAGCAATTCTACCCCACGTTCCTTCAAGTCTTCAATATCGGACTCAGTTATCGTATTGGTCAAAACCCACTTGCCCCCCATGTTTTTAGGCATAAATTTTCTGATGAAGATGTAGTCTCCGGCGATTATGTCGGCATCCTGGTAGTGCTTGGCATACTTCTCCTTGGGCTCCTTCTCCTGAGCCGATCCGGTCGGGTAGAGAAGCCTGTGAGGTATCCAGACAACGATGGGGAGCAGCAGAGAGGCGACGAAACGGAAGGTCTTAATCGATCTCATCATGATCGGGATGCCAAGTCCAAAAATCAGATCGCCAAATCTCATTTCACACCCCGCTTCATGGAGGGCCTCGGCCATCCCGAAGCGATCCACGGCGCTCGTCATGAGGACCTTTTTGCCTTTTAAGGAGAGCTTCGCCTCATCGATCAGGTAGCGGACAGTCTCCCTTTCCAATGTATCCTTGAGCCCGCTCCCATCGACGACCGGAGTTATCTTGGCCGAATCCTTAAATCTCTTTGCATCCCGCTTGACATACCTCTTATTTCCGGCAAAGAGGTAGAGATCGATCCCGCCAAGTCCGATGGCATCGACCTTGCCATCGAGCTCCTTTAAGCTCTTTATGGCCTTCTTGAAATCGCCATCTGTGCCGACCCTTTCGATGGTGAATTCCTCACCTAAAAAACTCTCGGTCGCCTTGTGATTACGCTTTGAGGAACCGAGACTTACGCTGACTATCCTCTTCACCCTGCCCCCTAATAAAATCAGAGCATTATTATAGCAGACAAAGGGGCTTGGATTGGTAAAATCGATTATCATACAGTCCTTTTCGCCAAATGTTTCTATTTTTTGGCCTTACGGCCAAAATGAGCGCCGTTTTAAAATGTGCGAAGGCTAAAAGACGAGGGCCTCATTAGAAGAAGCGGCTGAGATGATCAACATCTCAGCCGCTAAAAAACTTAAGCAAAAAGATAGCTTTTCTTACGCGAGTTCCGTCGCTATGGGCTCAAGCAACCTCTTCATCTGCATATCCATCAGGGCCTCGTTGCCGTCATGAGAGACGACTCCGATTAGGCGGAAGTTAGTCGCACAAACCGGCCCGGAACAGAACATCAAAACGTTGCCTTTTGGGGTCTCGATGGTCATCTCCCTTGCGGAATCCAGACCTATCTTGCTCGACGCTTCATGAGCTGAGTTGAAGATATCTGTAAATGTAGCCCCAACAAGCGCCAAGTTGAAGGAGCTATCAATGGAATCTTGGGCCAGCATATCACCCCTATTGCTTATAACGGCTGAGGCCATGTAGCCCTTGATATCTCTCAGGCTCATAAGATGATTTTCTAGTGCCAATTGTTACACCCCCTCTCTAAGGGATTCCTCTCGTAGGGCCACCCTCTGTCGCCCTTCAAATCATTTGCTAGTATAGATTATCTTCGAGGTCTTGGCTGAGATCTAACGACAATCATGTCAATAGATGCTCCGAAAATAATAAGAGCCGAGGCTGTTTTATCAACTCGGCTCATGCTGTTATCGTTTGTTATATTAATTACCGAGTTAAATCGGTTAATTGCACATTAATATTCTCACGAATAAATATGGGTGTCAAGAAAGATGCAAAAATAAGAGGTGGTTAAACAGCAAGAATTGCTTAACCGCCAAAAGACATCCTTTTAAGATCGTTAATTAGCTGAGCTCGGCCTCTATGGGCTCAAGCAACTTCTTCATCTGCATATTCATTAAAGCCTTGTTGCCGTCTTGGGACAATGCCCCGATGAGGTGAAACCGAACTTTGGCATTCGGACCCGAAGAGAACATCGCGATGTCTCCCTTGGGAGTCTCTACCCGAAGCCATATAGCCCTTAATATCCTTAAGACTTGCAAGATGATCCTCTAAAGCCATTTTATCCCTCCTTCTAATTTAAGACTTTTGCCGGCCAATTTGGCCGTAAATCCTTACGATCGTTCATTTGAAATCGATATGGTCGCATATCCCAACCTAGCAGCGACTCATGCCCATGAGTGTTGACCGAAAGATCCAACTTAAAGTGCCGAA
It includes:
- a CDS encoding shikimate dehydrogenase, yielding MKRFGFLVHPLDIDDVVRFEKKAAGKPEAFLKKMLLWMCERPPFVASHVTGLVSKTGSKAEGWFITIPLLPEQMIEDTALAQKKILEGIELAKSKGATIVGLGGFTSIAVNSGLAIAKDAALPITTGNGYTVAAAVEGSKKAAKLMGIRLSKARLAVVGATGSIGRAVSEIMAPEVGEMVLVGRRAEALEVQADKLRRLTSVSVATDIEEALKGTDLVITASSDAHAIIDASYLEPGTVVCDVAQPPDVSKSVLEERDDILVFDGGIIRIPGMRVKRELSYDYDFSLKQKYVYACMAETIILSLEGIKENFDLGTVKVATAEKISELAAKHGFKLAGFRSFGRRITREEIKEIRKNAALKSNKRWFYRTRRRLNYSNPSEPFDT
- the lysS gene encoding lysine--tRNA ligase, which gives rise to MDNTELNELMAIRRHKLDELKERGVSPFARHFDPADKIADIISAHQGIEAGDETEDCVVIAGRIFALRRHGKASFAVLGDLSGRIQLYLAEDKMGKEDYDLFLGFDIGDIVGVSGRIFKTRRGELSVAVDGFTLLTKSLRPLPEKWHGLKDIEKRHRERYLDLIVNPEVKEVFIKRIQAVKAIRAFLDGRGFLEVETPMLQQIPGGATAKPFITHHNALDIDLYLRIAPELYLKRLIVGGLERVYELNRNFRNEGMSARHNPEFSMLEVYQAYADYNDMMELTKELVGSVAQEVLGGRVAQYEGNGLDFENGWKRYTMLEAIEEFTGLKLSFDMEVGALCKIAKDNEVEVDKGAGPGKIIAEIFEKLVEGRIVDPTFIFDYPAEITPLAMSHPDNPSVVERFELIVAGREIANAFSELTDPLEQRRRFLSQLSDEDDEAHRLDDDFVRALEYGMPPTGGLGIGVDRLVMLLTDSHSIQEVILFPQMRPKSKES
- a CDS encoding aminotransferase class III-fold pyridoxal phosphate-dependent enzyme, yielding MDSEEAKRITEETLYKIKEYHNPSLAKLLKITGYDKVEYKASGAVITDVEGREFIDCAGGYGVFNVGHSHPRVIKAATEQMKLMSLASKIFLNKPLADLAELIAKVTPGDLKYSFFVNSGAEAVEGALKLARLSTGRTEIVSTLNAFHGKTFGALSATGRDQYREPFKPLVGGFTHIPYGDVQAMEAAVGEETAAVIIEPIQGEGGIIVAPDGYLKRVKEIAENSGALLIVDEIQTGLGRTGKMFAVEHFDVAPDIMTLAKGLSGGVMPIGAFVGTPKVWEAFRKNPLIITSTFGGNPLACAAAKAAIEVILEENLSERADEMGRRLMAGLRELKEGYPNLIADVRGLGLMIGLELAKEGLGGVILPEMAKGGVTAVYTINNPKVIRFEPPLVITADQIDKVISITEAAMKKAGEVYDKLFA
- a CDS encoding aromatase/cyclase: MPYVETSIEIGAGKKDVYELASDMEKFPDFMPDVNEVRLIKKEANRTVTAWETEVDGIPISWTEEEIFDDETPKITYKLLEGDLDKFEGEWRFEETPGGTKVTMTVDFDFGMPNLEELLGPVLEMKVKENSEMMLSGIKTKMEAG
- the greA gene encoding transcription elongation factor GreA, producing MIDKEIILTEEGFVKLKEELEYLTTKKRREVAQRIKEAIEFGDISENSEYDDAKNEQAFLEGRLQQITVTLNCARVIKAGEKSNEVTLGCKVVLRDLETDETVEHMLVGSAEADPFNNKISNESPVGLAIIGKKAGDKVMVNVPAGVLEYLVVDIKQ
- a CDS encoding quinate 5-dehydrogenase; this encodes MKRIVSVSLGSSKRNHKATESFLGEEFTIERVGTDGDFKKAIKSLKELDGKVDAIGLGGIDLYLFAGNKRYVKRDAKRFKDSAKITPVVDGSGLKDTLERETVRYLIDEAKLSLKGKKVLMTSAVDRFGMAEALHEAGCEMRFGDLIFGLGIPIMMRSIKTFRFVASLLLPIVVWIPHRLLYPTGSAQEKEPKEKYAKHYQDADIIAGDYIFIRKFMPKNMGGKWVLTNTITESDIEDLKERGVELLITTTPEFEGRSFGTNVMEATMIAILGKKVEEVKPADYSGLLKELDFKPRIIDFSKDGR